A portion of the Burkholderia pseudomultivorans genome contains these proteins:
- a CDS encoding pyocin activator PrtN family protein, producing MKTVFILLAQYDARAIIPIEDVCRDYFAPLTVATLLRKIGAGEIRLPIVRMEKSQKGAKGVHISDLAAFIDKQRAAAIKEYETFHDRKWIAE from the coding sequence ATGAAGACCGTCTTTATCCTCTTGGCCCAATATGATGCGCGCGCGATCATTCCAATCGAAGATGTCTGCCGGGACTACTTCGCCCCGCTCACGGTCGCGACATTGCTGCGGAAGATCGGCGCCGGCGAAATCCGGCTCCCGATAGTTCGAATGGAAAAATCGCAAAAAGGCGCAAAGGGAGTCCACATCTCGGACCTCGCGGCGTTCATCGACAAGCAACGCGCCGCCGCTATCAAAGAGTACGAAACGTTTCATGATAGGAAGTGGATTGCCGAGTAG